The genomic segment agaaaaagaaggaaatttCAGTGTACCAGCATGGTGACTGACTGCATTATCTTTACTTTGGTCATTTTGGTTTGCTGAATAGGCAGAGTATTTGGAAGAAGTACTGAGAGAGGCGTACTCTCATCCTGGTGTTGATGGGATTATAATGTTTTCTGGTCCAGCACAAGCTGGTTTCAATGCCACTACTCTGGCGGATgagaatttcaaaaatactcCTGCTGGAGACGTTGTGGACAAGCTCATTCGGGAGTGGGGGACTGGGCCTAACATTGCCACAGCAGATGGCAGAGGAATCGTAGATATTTCACTGCACCATGGAGATTATGATGTAACTGTCACACATCCTCGAATCCACTCCCCTAGAAAGTTGAATCTGAGTGTAAAGAGAGATTTATCCCTTGAAACCATTCATGTGAAaatgtattaataaaataagattgtAATAGAATGGTCGTCAGCATCATGATTGATTTACCTGGTAAATTAGTAACATAAGTAGTTAGTTAAGTTGTTGTAATTtgtgctgataaaaaaaaagttgtaatttGTGAGATATTTTCAACTTAGAACATTAAGAGAGATATTTTCTTGCAATTTGTGATAGAATTTGGGCATTAGGAATTGTTGTAGGTGGCAGTTCATATGCTGATGTTATACGGCAGCCATGGGCAAGAGTGGATCAAGTGAGAACAATCTCAAAAGGGTAGTATTTGTGGGCCATTTGCAAGATAAGATTGTTAAAGGATGATTGTCAGAATCAGTACTCTAAAGTCGGAAACTAAGGTTAGATTGATCCATCAAAGAAAGGTAAAAATTCTGATATTTTCCACAATAAAACCAAAGGACCTTCTTTTCAGTAAtctctaaataaaaaatataccgTTTGTCAGAAACCTGCTACCAACCAGTGATCAAATCTAATAGAACATAAGTTCAAATCAATGCTACATAAAAAGTTCCGTATACATCAACTGAGAACTCTTTTTCACagtaaaaaacgaaaataaaatacaataaagtccaaacaactaaaaaattgtGTTTCTGATTGCAAAACCAGCTTTCCTACCTATTCAACAACCAGCTGGACAAACTgcaaaaatgaagaaagagatgaaTTATACTTAATTTCTCCTTCCCATTGAGATCTCCACACACAAACGAGATAAAAGTCACTTGTTATGGGTTGGATTTGAGTTGCTTGGAGGATTCTTCCTTAAACTTGTGGTTACTGGTCTCTGAGTGGCCTCATActctattttcaatttttctataCTTGCAGAGCAAGAGGAGGCACGAGCTAGCAGCTTCCGTGGCGGACAACTGCGAATCCAATTACTTCTAGTTTCATCAGTGATTGCAACTATAGAGCAAATGAAGAAGTGTGCGAGAATCAAGACAAATAGGCCCACACGTTGAGTGGTTTTCATGGCAGAGTCTAGTGTAAACACAACAATCGAAGACAGGTAGAAAGAACGGAGCTCTGGTGCTTGGAACTATCCCATAGGAAAATAGCAAGGCGTTGTAGTTTGTGTCTAAGATAAAAGAAGGGAAGTATAGTGATGTATCTGAAGTGGATCAATCTTTTCTATTTGTTTGTTGGTGACAAGTGAAGACTATGAGACAATGAAGAAAAGCATTCAAGGTTTTTTTAGCAATAACACTCAATAGCTGTGTGAAAGAATCAGATTCAGGGAATTGAAGAGGAAGTAGAAGAATGATGCATGGGTTATTTAACCTCTGCCATGTTCTTTGTTGTGTAGTGGGGTAGAACATGGAATGGAAGGAGCTTATCATGTGATCCTTAATCAAATCCCATACTTCTGACATTTCCACAATCTTTCCATCACATGCCAATACATATCATGTGACTAATCACATGATATATTAATGGGTTTCCTCATTTGGCTATATTACTTTTCATTATACAGCTAAACCTAGCTGGGTAAGATCACTGTCTAGGAGCATGAAGCTTCTTCCTCCCAAGGGAAGTATCTTTTACAGCCTCTCCACACATGTAACAGAAACACTGCCGTGAGTTATAATGCAATTGTATTTTTTGTATAGAACTCAATAACAAACCAATTATACTTGCAGACACATCTTGTCTATGGAAGATATTTATTAGGGAACACGCAGTACGTCACTTTTTCATGGTTCGCAGAATTTGGTGTAAAGGATGTAACCTTTTCTAAATGGTATTTTATAAAGGTTTTGAGGTTTCACGCAGATATTTTTATAGGGGATGTGGTATTTATAAATCAAAGTGTCTTTCTTGTTTAGAATTAAATTTGCATGTGAGACTGCAGGTTCAATATTCTTTCTGCTGATGAAAACATATGGTCCATGTCAgcaagaataaaatataatatgcaACAGCGaccttaataaaatattttagttacaCTGACTAGTTTAATCAAATTAGTTCATGAATCATGTTCAGATGCTGCTCCCTTGAACTCAGAAGCACCTTTCTACAtggtttattgttttgtttatgtTGACTGATTTCGGCATGTTTTCATCTACCTGACTGATTATGCAAGTGACTTCGATTCATAAGCTTGTTGTCTTAGTTGTCATCAAAAACTCCATAATTCTTCTTATGGTTATTTTGCCCTTTGTTTTGCTATTAGTCTAGTTTGGTCACTTGACATAAGTAAGCATTTTCTGATTGGAAAAGACATTTAATTTTGTAGCTTTAACAGCCAGACAAACAGATTTCATCATAGCAACAATTCCCCAACATATGAAGTATAATCTCAATCATCTTCTTTCCCACACCtgatcttaaaatatatatatatatatatatatatatatatatatatatgccacAGCGATAGCATAAGAAATTACCTAGCATGCGGTCATGAAGTAAAGACCTCAGTTCCAAGTTCCAAGTCATGTTAGCATCACAacacactaaaaacaaaaaattcttaaaaataatttaaataaaaaatcattaaaaaaatattctcaagAAACAGATTGCATGAATAGCATATTTTTATGTTGAGATACAGAGGAAGACCGAAAAAAGCaaaaatgaaagagagaaagcATTATCACAAACATGGCCTAGGCaatattaactaaattaaaatttcagaCTGAAGTCATTGAAGGTGCAAAGAAATGTTTATATATGGGTACCCATAAATCGATTCTTATTCATTCAACATGCACCAAACACAGGAGAAAGATATGTGAAGGAGAAGAATTAATAAATAGACAACATTAGCAAAAGGGTTAAGAAACTAGAACGGCAACTACTGCTCTGTGAATCTCAAATCTCGTAATTTGATTTCTCAAACGGTTCACCCAAATGAAAATTACTTCCAAAGGTTACAGATATTTTTCAGAATAGTCAAACTTGGGGTAGTTCTGTCTCAAACCGCCTTGCTCTGATTTTTATCTCTCGCAGTCAATTAACATCAGCGTCATTTGATAAGAGAGGTTCTTGGTAGGCCAAGAAGAACGGTATGATTGGTATCTTCCTCTCAACTCTCAAGTGTATAAGGTGATCgcttaaaaaaaagttcaacaaTTTGTACATGCGCAAGGTTGACAACTTATCACAATCAATCTGTTGGGCAATAATGGCAATCCAGAAACTAACAGTCAGCACCATCCAGTCATGCACGGGCTCaccaaaactatattttttttataagtaatcTGGATTTATATGATCGTCATTTTTGCACTGATAAAAacatatatctatatatgtTATGTCATTGTTTTACAATGACAAAATAAACACTTCTCATTTGTAccatgtttttcttattttcttgtaTTGTACGTAACATGTCTTGTTCTACTTTTtgaaagagtaaaacaaaccagggaatagaaagaaaaaaaaatcagtggTGTTGTAGAACTTTATAAAGGAAAGTGTTTTTCtgtagaaattgaaaaagggAAGTGTTTCTGTTGAATTGATGGGGTTGGGGATATGGGGAGCCTTCGTCAATTGGTTATGCAGGTGAAACTTGCTACcactatttttctctttcttctccttccgGTTTTGCTCAACATCTGTCACGAAATTTAAGGCTCATAATTCTATTCTTTTGCTAATGAAGTTGTGATGAGTTATATAATGGTATTAAGTTGGAATTCAGACTTACACCGATTCTCTTATTCTAGTATACATATGATGCAGCTCTTCCTTTTCAACTGAAAAACtccttcatttatttttgttatcgATATTTCATTCAATAGTTTTAAaatgtttcatttttctttctcttgtttCCAATGATACAGTCTCTTTTTCAAGCAAGAAATGGAGTTATCTCTGGTTGGTCTTCAGGATGCTGGGAAAACGTCACTTATAAATGTTATTGCAGTATGTAACAGAAAACATTAATATGATTAGTTTTCCATTTCATTTGATCTTTTCCTACGTGCTGATGTCTGGTGTATGTTTGATTTTGACGAAGACTGGTGGATATAGTGAAGTGATGATTCCTACGGTAATTAAATTACCTTTCTTTAATCActgataattaattttgatgcCATACTTTCGTGTTGTCTATTTCCACAAATTTGAGGTTAATTGTCTGCCTGCAAATTTACTTAATGACCTTGTTACCTACAGGTAGGATTTAATATGAAAAGGATAACAAAAGGAAATGTGACAATAAAGCTATGGGACCTTGGAGGTCAGCCAAGGTTTCGCAGTATGTGGGAGAGATACTGTCGTGCTGTTTCAGCAATTGTGTATGTTCTCTAAAAAGTTTGCATCAGTCACTGaagtatttctttttcttatctaGTGAAATGTTTCCTATGTCTTTCTCCCCTTAACATTAGGGTAGTGAGATTACAAATTTACGATTGAAAAGTACAGAAATTAAACTCGGTGAAACTAACATTGCCAAAAGTGTAATTAGGCGAGTCATTGTTGTTTTCATCCAAGGCAACACAAGTTTTCAACTTCACACTCTTTTTCCCCTTCATACTGTATAATTTCTCTTTAGATTACGTATGATTGATATACTTTATTTTGTGGAGGAACTTGCAGTTATGTTGTTGACGCAGCTGATTATGAAAATTTACCTGTCTCTAGAGATGAACTTCATGACTTATTGAGCAAACCTTCTTTAAATGGAATTCCCATTCTAATTTTGGGTAATAAGATTGACAAACCTGGGGCATTGTCCAAGAAAGACCTGGCAGATCAGATGTAAGTATCTTCTCTGGGGGTATTAGATGTTCAGATGTACGTACCCAAGTTGAGTATAGTGCTGATTAACTCAAAAGTTTGCTTAAACATTTCCCAAATGATGaagtcaaaattaaattataatgaaaatcaCATCATGCAAGATAATTGTAACTGCAAATTTATTATCATCTTTTCTTCACCATCTAAGGATAGCCACCGAATAATTTGCTTTATTCTGATAATCTTTCCCAAATGATTTATCTTTCAGAATGTACTTGTACTTTCAATGTTTGTTTCGTATGTGCAGGGGACTGACGTCCATCACTGGTAGAGAAGTTTGTTGCATCATGATCTCCTGTAAGAACTCCACCAGCATTGATACAGTTGTTGATTGGCTTGTAAGAAATTCTAAATCAACAAACAGAAGCTCGAGTTTTGCCCTATAAGTCTATTTGTACGTTGTATTACAGACGAACCTATCTGATTTAAGTGAAGTTCTGTTGGTATGATACAAGCTTACATCATACCAGACAACATGTGATTTCATACGTACGTTGTTACAGAATGCATCTgagttaaattataaattaagacAATTGCTAATGCCGCATGTGTAACGGATTCGAATAAACTTTTGTGTATACTTTGTTTTTAAGATTGTGACTGATACTTGCAAACTTGTGGAGAGatacaaaaatcaaatcaacTGCTAAGTGTCTGATGGAAGGGCTAGCAGTATTTTTGTGGTTAACCGACAAGGCTAATGCAGTCAGATTGTTCGGATTTTTTTATATCTACTGTTCTTTTGGtggaagaaacaaaaaaacagcaagttcttaaatttttctGGTTGAGAAAACACAATTCTTTGTGCCTAGTCACTgataaatgtgaaaaaaattgaagggGCATTCCGAGAATCGAACTCGGGACCTCTCGCACCCAAAGCGAGAATCATACCACTAGACCAAATGCCCACATTGAAGTGAAAGCAGCCACGTtaaatttatgttgttttattcATGCCAACTTGTCTGCTTTTCGATACAAAGATTGCATACAAATGACCCAACATTTAACTAAACAAACTAACAGCTTGTTAGAGCtgcaaaaagttaaaatttagaaataatagCTTCTGCTTGTTAGTATTTATGTGCACCAAATAACAAGTAAGTCAGGTCAAGCTTGTAAGCTTCCCAATCATGAAAACGTAGGAGATTCCGAGAATGATGTTGTTAGAAATATCAGAAATAtgtaaacatattaaaaaacttaTGGTAACGGACCAAAAGCCTTATTCTGCAAATTTTGTTGCTAATTCTATTAAAATCTAGTGGATTGTTTGGTGAAATTACTGTAGGGTGAATTTGAAGTTAAAActgtgatttattttaaaaagaattagaactattaaatgaaaattaaatgtgaaatatGTGATTATAAGTTCTCTTGGCGCCTTATAAATTATCAAACATATCATAATAAATCACAAACGGTTAGGATGgcaaattaaaacaataagCCAAAAGGTTAGCATGAGAAACTTACATATGCTCCTCGTATTCTTAGAagcaat from the Vigna angularis cultivar LongXiaoDou No.4 chromosome 3, ASM1680809v1, whole genome shotgun sequence genome contains:
- the LOC108325435 gene encoding ADP-ribosylation factor-like protein 8a isoform X1, with the protein product MGLGIWGAFVNWLCSLFFKQEMELSLVGLQDAGKTSLINVIATGGYSEVMIPTVGFNMKRITKGNVTIKLWDLGGQPRFRSMWERYCRAVSAIVYVVDAADYENLPVSRDELHDLLSKPSLNGIPILILGNKIDKPGALSKKDLADQMGLTSITGREVCCIMISCKNSTSIDTVVDWLVRNSKSTNRSSSFAL
- the LOC108325435 gene encoding ADP-ribosylation factor-like protein 8a isoform X2, with amino-acid sequence MGLGIWGAFVNWLCSLFFKQEMELSLVGLQDAGKTSLINVIATGGYSEVMIPTVGFNMKRITKGNVTIKLWDLGGQPRFRSMWERYCRAVSAIVDELHDLLSKPSLNGIPILILGNKIDKPGALSKKDLADQMGLTSITGREVCCIMISCKNSTSIDTVVDWLVRNSKSTNRSSSFAL
- the LOC108325435 gene encoding ADP-ribosylation factor-like protein 8a isoform X3, whose protein sequence is MELSLVGLQDAGKTSLINVIATGGYSEVMIPTVGFNMKRITKGNVTIKLWDLGGQPRFRSMWERYCRAVSAIVYVVDAADYENLPVSRDELHDLLSKPSLNGIPILILGNKIDKPGALSKKDLADQMGLTSITGREVCCIMISCKNSTSIDTVVDWLVRNSKSTNRSSSFAL